Part of the Quercus lobata isolate SW786 chromosome 6, ValleyOak3.0 Primary Assembly, whole genome shotgun sequence genome, TTGACATAATAATGCTATCTACCATCCAACCATATACTAATTTGGTACATTTGACACTAATCTGTAATGTTATGATGGAAACTACAAGTTATGTTGAATATGAATACTTTTCTTTTAGAGAGTTTCAGCTTTCAACCTATGATGTTCGCTCctgataatagttttttattattagaccaggacattaattgatttttggtgtaagtaGGGGCTTTCTTTGTCATGACCCAAGTCACCAGGATCACAAAGCAATTAAAATGGTTTTAGTTCAAAGAAATACCAAACCTCCCAAATAGCATTACTACTGattattgattaattttctGCTTAAGTTAAACTTAAGTTATCctaaaacaaagagagaatATAACACTTATTTCCgattgaaaatacaaaatagaGGATAATTATTCAATAATAAAACCTGTCAAACTAATACTCCTAATAGATCTTGCATGTAACAATTCTAATCTTGTGCAACGGTTGCCAACTTTAAGAGCTCAATTCTTCCAAGTTAGAGATGGAGAGTTTTAGAatccgtttggataccgcttattttgctgaaaattgaaaacaataaaaaagttactgttcacGCGTTTGGCACTGTTCATAAGCCTAACATCACTATTTATGGACAACGAATAGTGCCAGACGCGCGtctaggaagaaaaaaaaaatgcaacgcAAGAAATGCAATACCCAAATGCCAATAGCTATAGCGTGGCGAGCTAAAACAAGAATAAAGCTGGCATGATTGTGTTCTTTCTAAATGTATActatatgaaaaagaaaaaagtaagagtttcttttttcctttacaaGAAGTGAGGGATAAGAATCAAACTAGATTCTCCATTTCTCCTAATGGGAAATATTGGACAGTAGTAATGAGCCTAAGTTACTATTTATTACCATCTAATActgatgaaagaaaaattctaaGTCAAATGTTAGAACAAATTGCCCGTTTTTTGGTGGCCAAACGCCAAAGAGTGAACAGAATCAATAGATGGTGGCAAATGGGaaccgaaaaagaaaaaagaaaaaaaaagaagacttgTAAGACACAATAAAaatcacaacaattttacaatattccTTAATTAACCTACATATAgatgattaaaaatttttaacttgTAATTTGTGGTGGGGCCCATGTGTAGGGTAGGGACacaagataaaaatataaatattgtgCACATTGCATATGACACTCATGTGTCATGAAGTAGGGATGACAAaaattctctatctcatttggTCAATTATGTCTTACTTTCCCTTGCATGAAAGGTGATATTACATGTATCCATCCTTTCACATAGAGATTTTGACATTTGTGAGACCGACCCAAATGTGAGATAGTAGATGCATGTATCCGATATATGATAAATTTTCTCTTTGCATGGATTTCCCTATCCTAAGAGGTGACGTGACGATGATAGGTTTTATTTGCTTCGACATGCCTGAATGTGTATATgtactttattttttcaacatACTCTATTATCATCCCTTAAAATAGTTGTtatctcttccctttatctctCTTACAATAGTCATGGCTCTAGCATTCAATTGCATAGTCTGGTCACTATGTACTAAAAACTTTGTTGTGTCTAAATATGTGCTTTATGTTTTATGGCAGCCCAAAATTGTATGGGTGTGCATTATGCTCAATAATTGGTGTAACTTCATATCTACCTAATGTCAAAGCCGCCGCATCAAGGATGACCAAATTCCTTCAACTTGCCTATAATCGACCTTGCATCGCTCCTACTCTACATGAGTTTTCCTCATCCTAAAAAGAAGACATCGTTAATCCGATCTTGCGTTGTCCTATTGTCATCCTTACATGAGGGATTAGAGTGCAGAGCTTAAAATATAACATTGTTAATTAAAGGTTTATTAAAGGGAGTATTTGAATATTATTAGAGTacgaaaaaaaaagtgacaccCATAATGATAAGTTATGAGTGGTGAAAAATAAAAGCACACTATGTCcattagtagtagtagtagtagctCGATTTGAAAACACTAATGGTTTACTCATAGCTTTGGTGTCCCTTATCTCAAATTGTGAAATAAGACGAGTGCATTACAAATAAAGTTGTAGTAATGCCCTATATGCACGAAAAGTCGCCTTAGCAAAAGATTAGAAGTAAAAAAGAACAGAAacatcgaaaaaaaaaaaaaaggaaaagatatgGTGGGGTACAAGgaacaacaacaataaacaaaaaaataacacaacCTTGGGTCATTCATTCATACATATATTTCATTAACATTATAAACGGTCGCTGGTCCTCTTTGTCTATTTCGTcaaacaccaccaccatcacaatctctctctctctctctctctgtctctctctctaactctccGCCATTTTTAGAAACCTCGCCATGACCAGCTCCTCCGCCAACGCTCGCAAGGTTTTGCCCTAATTTCCTCGCTTTCACACATCGTACTCTTTTTCAATCAGCTGTTAATTATGTACTATAGAAACTAAATACTAATATATGTGTTTCATATATCTTatcaaaaaccttaaatttgTTCGATTTTGTTAATGATGATTGTGAATTTTGGGTCTTTTGTTAGGCTCTGAGTAAGATTGCTTGCAATCGGCTCCAGAAGGAGCTTCTGGAGTGGCAGGTCAACCCTCCCGCTGGTTTCAAACACAAAGTCACCGATAACCTCCAAaggttttgttttcttctcttcccttctttagggtttttgcttttttttgattgattctttgggttttgattggtttcttttgttcaTAACTAAGCAAAATTTAGGAACATAGTGATATTAGGGTTGTTGAATTGAgttatgtgtatgtatgttttgGTTCTTGATAATTCAAATTATTGGAATGTTGTGCAAAGTAGGGTAGGATTCAAAACCAATAATGGTAATAAagactaaataaattaacaaacacagcaatttacgtggttcggcagtGATGTGCTTGCGTCCACGGGTGGTGATAGGGATAAAGTTTACAACAGTGACACAATGATTCACTCAAGAAACCCAAACTCTGAATACACCCTAGactctttttcaaaaaagaacAAGACTAGAAAACGATCTTTTCTTTTATGGGTCTGCTCTCTCTTTGTGAAAAACAATGAGTAgcttaacatatatatatgtataggtTGGCTTAGGGCTGAAGTGCTTGCCGCACACTAGGTCAGCCAGATGGAACTCCTTCTACAATTTGTATTCAGTCAGAACTATGACCAGACTTTTTGTGGCTGTGGAAATTTCAAGTCTCATGCATATTCCACTTTAAGTTTCTATGATGTCCTGCTTCTTCagttagttttttgaatttgatttgttATTTTGTGGGAATTTTGGATTCAAAGGTGGGTTATTGAAGTCAATGGAGCTCAGGGAACTCTTTATGCAAATGAAACTTATCAACTTCAGGTTGACTTTCCTGAGCATTACCCAATGGAAGCCCCACAGGTTTGCATAAAGCcgtttattttcataatatgtAATTAACCTTGGGTAGATTTCAATTAGTGTATTTGTTTTTggtgatgatatatatatatatatatatatattttattctgtTGGTGGGTTTAACAGGTGATATTTCTGCATCCTGCTCCACTCCATCCTCACATTTACAGCAATGGCCATATTTGTTTAGGTAATTTTGTGGAAATCATATTACTAGCTTCCTTTTCCCCCCTTCTTAGCATACATACCATCCTTGTTATTATGGCCTGCTCTTTCTTAGaggtttttggtatttgatttatgatttattataGTTACATCATGAGTGTTTTTGCGCCTTCTTGTGCATCAATTCATTTGTTGATTGGTATGGTTTTGTCCCCAATTCTTGCGTAATATTgatacttcttttcttttaaggtAGATTTTCATGTGTTTTTAGATATGAGGTCAATGTTATTGTCTGAAGGGATATGAAATTAATATATGTTGCCTTAAtgcttataaaaatatatatacatagctTTAAATCTCTCCGAGACATGAGATAAGAATAACCTCCTTTGAACTAAAGGTAGCACAAATGAATTGAATGCTTAGTTGGTTAAGTATTGGAATATACGTGTGATGAGACAAGGATTTACTTTGATTTTCTACCTTTTCCTACATTTCTTAGAGGGAAgcaaaggaaaattattttttagggtGCTTAATCAATCAGAGTATCAGACCCTAAGTTCTTAAGACAAACTGTAAGCCAAAgacaaattttattgataataaaaatgCTATTACAAGAGCCTCATAATCTTCTTTTCATAAGaagacaaaaccctaaaacccaaGAAATAATTAACTTATACTAATCCtaacaatatataataaaaacaaaccaAGGGCAAGAAGATCCAAGTCTAGGCTGCTAAGTGCTGCCGGCTGCATGAATGGTCCTCATGAGTGGTGCGCTGTATATACATGAACAATTATTTTCCCCACATAAACGTTAATTTACTACTTTGCCTTGTTTGATCTTGTAGTAATAAGTCTTCtacataaaatgtaatttctctTATTTAGCTATGTGGGCTATTTGTGTTGAAAGAAAATCAACATAACCATCATTGAATTCCTAATAGTACAAAGCTTAGACACTTAAAGAGTACAAAGTTTATCAAGCAAACAGCAAATTTACTAGAGCTTAATAAAATAGGCATCATGAAAGGACTTGTCATCGTTTTCTGGAATGTCCATACAGGCTTCCATTTCATCAATCTACTTACAAATCCACTCCAATTTCCATTCCATTTGGAGTTTAATCTCTTGCAATCTACTTTGTTGCAAAGCAATAGATCGTTTTCAGCTTTGCTACTAACTGACTGAGTTGGGACTTGGGAGCGGGATGAGACAAGGGTTTACTTTGATATTGTCCATTGGAATCTTAGCTTCTTTGAGGGAAACAAGGGAAGATCTCTTATTTAGTGTTTAATCGAGCAAACATCATGTTCTTGAGAGGACTTTGTAAATAACAActaatcttaaaaaataaaaaaaaataaaaaataaaaatctattcaTTTATTGATAATACAAGTCAAACTATGACAGGAACCTCAGAATCCTCTAATTAATTTAGACTAATCCTTGAtgtaccataaaaaataaacctaaAAGACCCAACATTTAAATAACCTGAAATAAACTAGTCTGCTACAGTGCTTTGTGAACAGTTCCCATGAACAGTGTCTCTACAATACATGTGaacatttcttttctttaatttgttcAGAGTCACGAGGGTAATGAAATAACTTTTCAGATAATTGGCACCATTCTTTGAGCAGCTGAATTGCTTTCTTTCCTTGATAATTCAAGACCCAAAAAGGAGATTTTGAAACAAGTGACTGGGACTATAAGAAATTCTACATTATTCATGACTGGCATCAAACAGGAAGGGTGAAGTTGAATTTCTGCTTTTTATTCAAAATCTTGGGGTCATGAATTTTAGCCCATAATTGCTTATGTACTTTTATACTCAACTGTTTCAAATCCCCATCTCCCCTGCTCCTGTCCCTCTGTCTTGTGCTTAGTTTAAACATAGGTGGATGATTGGAATTATATGGGACAGGCCTCTGATATGCAGCCAAAGGTTTGGGAATAAGAGGAAAAGAATTCCAGAGTAAagcttaaaattttagttacaaTTGCTTCACAGCTTATACTTATCTAATATGGTTATGATTAATTAGGGCAGTGCCAATTGGCTTTATATCTGTTATGGTATCTGCAGGTTAACTTAATCAGTTTTAGATGACATTATGGTTAACATCAAAGTAACAATAAGCaagtatattatattattatgtatgctgtattatttatcttttcttcCTGGAGATAGTTTTAATTGTGCCGATTTCTTCCTGTTATTGACATTTAAATTATGAACGTATCAGTTTTCCAAAATCTTAGTACGAGTTCAGTTTTGAATTGCTAGGGTTTTacatttgtgtttatttattattatcattattttaaatttatcctACATTTTTAAGATTAACGTCACTTGCAGTTATGCATGGAACATCAAAATCATAATCTCTTCAGCCATTGAGAAAGTTGGGaatgatatttatttatgataGCTCATAATGAAGCATGGTATTTCAATTGGTCATTTTGCTACTCAAAAATAATGACTATGTAAGATTTCTGTCTGTGCATGAGCATATGGGCAGAGTAATCAAAACCTGCCTTTTCTTACTTTCTCATCCTGAATGAGTTTGAAATATCAGGGaatttttagtttagtttagtgttttatttatttattttattattattattaaatgaaatcatgttgaaaaaaaaaaaaaaaaaaaatcttttctgACTTGAGGTATATGGATTATCTGCAGTTGATTACCTTGCAGCAAGACTGACATTTAATTTACTACCTGAATGTGGCATTTTGTAGATATTTTGTACGACTCATGGTCCCCAGCCATGACTGTTAGTTCCATCTGTATCAGCATTCTCTCCATGCTCTCAAGTTCAACTGTGAAGGTTTGTACCTAATCAtctgcttttaacttttagGAATTTTCAAGTTCCTTCCATTTCCAAATCATTGGGTCATATTTTTCTTGTGTTGCATTTTACTACCGATCAATGAGAGTATAAATATGATTGTACTAAATTGTTATAACCAGAGAATGAGCGCAcaatgttttggtaaaatgatGGGCGCATGCTTAATTCCTGTTGTATCTAAATCATTAATTTTCTTAACCTTGCTTACAGCAACGCCCTGAAGATAATGATCGCTATGTAAAGAACTGTAAGAATGGCAGATCTCCCAAGGAGACCAGGTGGTGGTTCCATGATGATAAAGTGTAATAATTAAAGCATCTTCTTCCTTAATCGGTTGCTCAAGAAATAGTGGGTGGCTAGCCTTcttaaaggaagatgaaggcaAAGAAAGAAAGTATTCTGAACCAGGATTTTGTCCAAATGCGTAATAACTCGTGTATATTGGCAATGCCTGGTATTTGTAAAGGAAGATTGACAATTTGTGTTTCAAAGCAAGGGG contains:
- the LOC115950665 gene encoding probable ubiquitin-conjugating enzyme E2 16, yielding MTSSSANARKALSKIACNRLQKELLEWQVNPPAGFKHKVTDNLQRWVIEVNGAQGTLYANETYQLQVDFPEHYPMEAPQVIFLHPAPLHPHIYSNGHICLDILYDSWSPAMTVSSICISILSMLSSSTVKQRPEDNDRYVKNCKNGRSPKETRWWFHDDKV